Sequence from the Cyanobacterium sp. T60_A2020_053 genome:
ACCGTAGGGCATACGGGAACATACGCTTGGGGAGATTTGCCCTCTTGGGCGATTGCCTATGGGCTGTCGTCTAACGGCGAGTCGGTGAACCAAGAATCCCCCACTATAACCCGTAGGGTTTAGTGGTGGGAGTGTCAATTGGCTGTGCAAAATTATCTTGAACCCGACTATACTTCTATTTGGGATAACTCTGCCCGTCTATATTTTGAACTTCGCCGTAAAGGAATTACTATTCGCAGTAATATTGATTGTGCCATCGCTGTTATGGCT
This genomic interval carries:
- a CDS encoding transposase; the encoded protein is TVGHTGTYAWGDLPSWAIAYGLSSNGESVNQESPTITRRV